The nucleotide sequence GGAACGCCTGAAGGAAGGATTTGCCTTTTCCGATATTTTCGCAATAGGCTTTTCGTACAATATCAAATCCTTTCTTATAGATCTGCGCTTTAGTATCAGACATGTATCTAATGCCGACCTGCAATGGCCCAATATTGGCCACAATAGTTCTAATTTGGAATTTGGCTTTATGTATCAGTTGTAAATATTCTAATTTACAAAGACCTTTTAACTGTTAATTTTTCTTATTCTTTTTATAAGGAGATAATTTATTTTTTAGTGCCATGTAATGCTTTACAAAAGCAACTATCTGTTTGTACTCAATTGCCATTCCGT is from Bacteroidota bacterium and encodes:
- a CDS encoding acyloxyacyl hydrolase, which gives rise to MEQREEFTEKRKYREYALNLGLTFRHKTYRNLSTYAMGSVGPMYSNTGSERLKEGFAFSDIFAIGFSYNIKSFLIDLRFSIRHVSNADLQWPNIGHNSSNLEFGFMYQL